GATTTCAGCTCAGCGCTTGTTCAAGCCTTTGGCCAACCGATCCCCGCCCAACTGGATCACCGCCACCAAGGCCACCAGCATGACGATCACCGTCAGCATGATCTGGCTGTCGAAGCGCTGGTACCCATAGCGGTAGGCGATATCGCCCAGGCCACCGGCACCGATCGCGCCGGCCATGGCCGAGGAGTTGATCATGGTCACCAGGGTGATGGTGAAGCCGCCGACGATCCCTGGCAGCGCTTCAGGCAGCAGCACATGCCAGATGATGTGCCAGCGTCGGCAGCCCATGGCCTGCGCCGCTTCGATCAGGCCGTGGTCGACCTCGCGCAGGCTGACTTCGGCGATTCGGGCGAAGAACGGCGTGGCAGCGATGGTCAACGGCACCACGGCCGCCCAGACGCCATAGGTGGTACCGACGATCAGCCGGGTAAAGGGGATCAGTGCCACCATCAGGATCAGGAAGGGGATCGAGCGGAACAGGTTGACGAAGGCGCCGAGCACGCGGTTGAGCAGCGGCGCTTCGTAGATGCCGCCCTTGCCGCTGGTGACCAGCAGCACCGCCATCGGAATCCCCACCAGCAGCGCGATCAACGAAGACACCCCCACCATCAGCAGGGTATCGATCAGGCCTTGCAGCAGGCGTTCAGTCCACATAACCCAGCACCTCCACATCGGCAGCCCAGCGCCGGGCACGTTCGAGCAGTTGATGAGCCCCGAGCGCGGAGCCGCGCACGGCCAGGACCAGTTGGCCCAAGGCGTGCTCGCCAATGGTCTCGACACCCCCCTGGAGCAGACGCACACGCCCGCCGAGATCGGTGAACAATGCCGACAGCTCTGGCTCGCCGACCAGTTGCAGACGCAACACCACGGCAGCGTCCTGGCTGACCGGTTGAGCCCGCAAATTGGCCTGCAAGGCTGCGGGTAGCTTGGTCTGCAAGGGGGCGAGCAAGGTGCGGGTCACTTCGTGGCGCGGCGCGCCGAATACCTGCCAGACCTCGCCCTGCTCGACTACTTCGCCACGTTCGAGCACCACCACGCGCTGGCAGATGTCGCGGATCACCGCCATCTCGTGAGTGATCAGCACGATGGTCAGGCCAAGGCGCTGGTTGATATCGCG
The Pseudomonas putida genome window above contains:
- a CDS encoding methionine ABC transporter permease, with protein sequence MWTERLLQGLIDTLLMVGVSSLIALLVGIPMAVLLVTSGKGGIYEAPLLNRVLGAFVNLFRSIPFLILMVALIPFTRLIVGTTYGVWAAVVPLTIAATPFFARIAEVSLREVDHGLIEAAQAMGCRRWHIIWHVLLPEALPGIVGGFTITLVTMINSSAMAGAIGAGGLGDIAYRYGYQRFDSQIMLTVIVMLVALVAVIQLGGDRLAKGLNKR